Genomic segment of Heterodontus francisci isolate sHetFra1 chromosome 26, sHetFra1.hap1, whole genome shotgun sequence:
AAAGATACTATTTCATATAAAAATAGGTTTTATGGCAATAGCAAATGCAAACTGTTAAGTATTCTACCAAAAGTGGTTTGGCATTTGATCTTTCAAAATAAGAGCTTTTATTCTCTAAAATATGTATAAATCCCCACACTGCAAATGGCAATGACTCATACACAGTACATACTAAATTCAAAAAAattaaagaaaattctcctcacagAGGATTTCAAGACTACGAAATAATAAGTCCAAACACAGGAAATGACCAAACCAGCTGACTTGACTGCTCAGACTTGTTCATTCATTGACTTGCTTTAACTTTCAGTCATGGAATGtttgaacatttaaaaaaaaatcagtcaccAGTACTGAATGGATACAGCAAAGCACTTTGTGGTAGGACACTTCGGCCGCTTCTCACAGCAGTTCATGTTAGTGCAGAGAGCACCTCTCTGTGGTTCTCATCAACTTCCTTTATGTACGCAAGTCTAGACCAGTGGGTCATTAAGGTCTGGTCAGCTGTGTGTAGACTGGCTGCTCCCAGTGCTGCGGACTGTGGGTTTGGGGAATGGAAGGGACTCCCGTGGTGTCGGCAATGGGTGTGTACATAGGGCGCTGGGCTGGACTCATATAGGCGAAAGTAGAGTACAGGCCTGTGGTCTGCCCCGCAGCGTGGCTGTAATAGGAATTGGTACTCTGGTGGTCTGAATATTCGTACTGGGTGCGAGGAATGGATGGATAAGATGAACTGTAGTGCTGCATATTGAAGGAGCCGTAGTTGATCTGCTGTGGTGAGTGCTGCTGCTCATTGTAGTGGCTGGGGCTCAGCTGCTCTGTCTTGATGTGtgtcctctgctgctgtccctgctcACTGGTGAGGCTCGTCATGGAATGCTGCTTGGACAACCAAGGGTGGGCAGCTTGGGTGACTGAAGTGCTGCTAATCCCATAGCTGCCAGTGTAGGTGGCCTGAGCACTCTGTCCATGGCCTGTGTGGCTGACTGGAACTCCTGGGTGCCCATTGGGTGGGAGGTACTGGTCAAACTCGTTGACATCGAATGTCTCCATGTTGGACATGACTTCGCTGCTGAGTTCTCCAATGTCCACATTGCTGAAATCAATGTGAGGCTGTCTCCCTCCTTCCTGCAGGGGGCGACCTTCACGTTTCAGATCAGGTTTACCAGGCTGAACTTCTGTTTTGGGAGTGGTGGGAGGCGTTGGTGGTCCTTGAGATTGCCCTAAATGTCAGAAAAAAAAAGTCATTTTATTATGCGGCAGCCTAGGGTATGCAACAAACTACAATCTCCAAAACCCAACTTACTTCCATCTAACACTTGAAGCAGAACGTTTGAGAAAATAAAAGTTGCCCCCTATTTTTCTCCGCATTGAAACTTTTGCCTTGACTTTTTCGGGTATCTTAGCTCAATCACCATTTCTGCCCTTGTCCTGATTTACCTGAGTGTTCTCCCGGGGAATGCACGTCGCTCATGCTGGAGGCAGAGTGCGGGGAATCGGCCTGCAGGGCTTTGAAGAGTGCATTGGGGGTGATGTGAGTCTGGTCGGCTCCCTCCTCATTCTCTCCCTGCCCGTTCTTCACCGACTTCCTTCGCCTGGGCTGGTATTTGTAGTCGGGATGGTCCTTTTTGTGCTGCACTCTCAGGCGCTCGGCTTCCTCTACGAAAGGGCGCTTTTCGCCCTCGTTAAGCAATCTGAAGTAAACCCAGAAAGCAAAAAAAATAATAATTAACAATGTTTCCCCAAAGCATCtcaatttctaaaaaaaaaagctatAGATGCCAGCTTCAGCACCCGGTAAGGAGCTGTTGCAAATCAGCCAGCAGCTAATCACAACATGTATTTGCGATTGAATTGCATAATATCAGTTTCTGCAGAGTTCAgaaactttcttcctttaagaaacTGCATTTAGCTCGGAACCAGTAAAGCTCAGGCGGATCCCCAGATTGCTGTCGAGACACGTTCAGTCACAGTCCGGGCAGTGTGTTTGGAGTTGGGAGTAAATGAACTGTAAAGGAATTCGATGGGATCGATTTTTGGATAAGTCCTCTCGCAAATTACAGCGCATCAAGGCAGCTCCATCAGGGACAAACTCCAGAAAGAGGCTATTTTTCCTCCTCCTTCCTTAAACCGACCAAGCTGGTTTTGACGTCCACCCCTCCCCTGAGCAGAAAGGACCCACTTTCACCAGGAAGAAACACGCTGAATCTCTTCACACAGTTCGCTCCAGGACACAACTGCGTTAAGCAGCGCCTGCACTGAAGTTACACCTCAAGACCTAAATCTTTCATCGCCTCAGTGAAAATGACTGATCTTGCATTCTGCAGCTAGTTCTTAATCATTTGACGTATTAAAACGAGTCTTTCACTCAAATGCATTCATTTCCACGCATGTTTGTTTATTGGTTCACGATATAAGATGTGCCAAAAAAAAATCCTTCTAATACATATTTTCAAATTTCATTAAGATACAGTAGAGCGCGTGAAATATTGTTTCAATCCAGGAAAAATGCCTCTTACGAATCAGTTTTATTGCCAGAGATGATACCATTCATACAAAATAAAAATCCACAAAATCCCATGCTTTATTTTATATTCCTGCATATTATTTAGAAACAGGCTG
This window contains:
- the sox9a gene encoding transcription factor SOX-9a, with translation MNLLNPFLKMTEEHEKTLSDVPSPTMSEESSDSPCGSGAGSDAENTKPGENGQDDLCAQSLDSKKEDDDKFPACIREAVTQVLKGYDWTLVPMPVRVNGSSKNKPHVKRPMNAFMVWAQAARRKLADQYPHLHNAELSKTLGKLWRLLNEGEKRPFVEEAERLRVQHKKDHPDYKYQPRRRKSVKNGQGENEEGADQTHITPNALFKALQADSPHSASSMSDVHSPGEHSGQSQGPPTPPTTPKTEVQPGKPDLKREGRPLQEGGRQPHIDFSNVDIGELSSEVMSNMETFDVNEFDQYLPPNGHPGVPVSHTGHGQSAQATYTGSYGISSTSVTQAAHPWLSKQHSMTSLTSEQGQQQRTHIKTEQLSPSHYNEQQHSPQQINYGSFNMQHYSSSYPSIPRTQYEYSDHQSTNSYYSHAAGQTTGLYSTFAYMSPAQRPMYTPIADTTGVPSIPQTHSPQHWEQPVYTQLTRP